A genomic region of Paenibacillus sp. PL2-23 contains the following coding sequences:
- a CDS encoding extracellular solute-binding protein, which translates to MKRRGWVIALLASSLVLGMVGCSNNGAKPSESANPSQTTGTGGEKAEEPFELSVLFHYDSEPPKNDSEVVKLIEEYTNTELDVLSVPSSTSAEKFNVTVASGNFPSAIKTFYETPVVNAIQTGIFWEIGPYLQDYPNLSAINPLVYDNIKVDGKIYGIPSVRDLARNTMVYRKDWLEKLGLPEPTTVDEFYNMLHAFATKDPDGNGKNDTYGLIEYNTLFNMDIIAAYFGAPNQWGEENGQLVPSFATDAYLEALQFYRKLFDEKIINQDFPITSRDLWFNMWDAGEAGAMRQVTQNGLIRQRGAQKTDPNAEIDMVSLLEGPRGKMIYSERGSNGFFLISKSAVKTEEDLKKVLSFFDKLMDKEMSDLFNWGIEGQTYTVTDGKAKHVEGEAYNKLLSPYNQLAVGDIVKNSTPGVLEPLQMLGVEMNKENEQFALANPALTLNSPTNTEKGAQIIKIIEDARIKFILGEIDEAGWEKAVQDWMKNGGQNIIEEYTAAYKQNQ; encoded by the coding sequence ATGAAAAGAAGAGGTTGGGTAATCGCTTTATTAGCTAGTTCGTTAGTGCTGGGAATGGTGGGCTGCAGCAACAATGGTGCGAAGCCTAGTGAATCTGCGAATCCATCGCAGACAACGGGAACAGGAGGAGAGAAGGCCGAGGAGCCGTTCGAGCTCAGCGTGCTGTTCCATTATGACAGTGAGCCTCCAAAAAATGATTCTGAGGTAGTCAAGCTCATCGAAGAATACACCAACACAGAGCTGGATGTGCTGTCCGTTCCTTCCTCCACTAGCGCGGAGAAGTTCAATGTTACGGTGGCTTCAGGCAACTTCCCATCAGCGATCAAAACGTTCTATGAAACACCTGTCGTCAATGCGATTCAAACAGGCATCTTCTGGGAAATTGGCCCATACCTGCAGGACTATCCTAACCTTTCCGCCATTAACCCTCTTGTCTATGACAATATAAAAGTCGATGGCAAAATTTATGGCATCCCATCCGTTCGCGATCTGGCGCGTAATACGATGGTCTACCGTAAAGACTGGCTGGAGAAGCTTGGCCTGCCAGAGCCAACAACAGTGGATGAGTTCTACAACATGCTGCATGCATTCGCTACAAAGGATCCAGACGGCAATGGCAAAAATGATACCTACGGTCTGATTGAATACAATACGCTGTTCAACATGGATATCATCGCTGCTTACTTCGGAGCGCCGAATCAGTGGGGCGAGGAAAACGGACAGCTAGTGCCTTCCTTCGCAACAGATGCTTATCTGGAAGCGCTGCAATTCTACCGCAAGCTGTTCGATGAGAAAATTATTAACCAGGACTTCCCTATCACATCTCGCGATCTGTGGTTCAATATGTGGGATGCAGGCGAAGCGGGAGCTATGCGCCAGGTTACTCAGAACGGTCTGATCCGTCAACGCGGCGCTCAGAAGACAGATCCTAATGCTGAGATTGACATGGTATCCCTGCTGGAAGGCCCTCGCGGCAAGATGATCTACTCGGAACGCGGAAGCAACGGCTTCTTCCTGATCTCGAAGTCCGCTGTGAAGACGGAAGAGGATCTGAAGAAAGTGCTGTCGTTCTTCGACAAGCTGATGGATAAGGAAATGTCCGATCTGTTCAACTGGGGTATCGAGGGTCAAACCTATACCGTTACTGACGGTAAAGCGAAGCATGTAGAAGGCGAAGCCTACAATAAGCTTCTCTCCCCGTACAACCAGCTTGCCGTTGGCGATATCGTGAAAAACTCGACGCCAGGCGTTCTGGAGCCGCTCCAAATGCTGGGTGTGGAGATGAATAAGGAAAACGAGCAATTCGCGCTTGCCAACCCTGCTCTGACGCTGAATTCTCCTACGAATACGGAGAAGGGCGCGCAAATCATTAAGATCATCGAGGATGCCAGAATCAAATTCATCCTGGGCGAGATTGACGAAGCAGGCTGGGAGAAGGCTGTACAGGACTGGATGAAAAACGGCGGCCAAAACATCATTGAAGAATACACGGCTGCTTACAAGCAAAATCAGTAG
- a CDS encoding carbohydrate ABC transporter permease yields the protein MSKTFGEKSFDVFNIVILSLIAVVMIFPFIYITAMSFSDEKTIAQGGLILFPKGWSLEAYKYIFSTDTLMRSLYNSILITLGGTLVNLIMTSLMAYPLSKGYLKGRKTIIMFVVFTILFSGGLIPTFLIVKWTGLLDSMWSVIIPTSISAFYLIILKNFFQQIPDGLEESAKIDGANDMVILLRIVLPLSLPAMATFALFYAVSHWNMYFQAIMYINDNTKWPIQVVLRQIVILSQSSIGDNSSLADEVILPPQSIKMAVIVFATVPIMLVYPFLQKHFAKGVLLGSVKG from the coding sequence ATGTCGAAAACCTTCGGCGAAAAAAGCTTTGACGTTTTCAACATTGTGATTCTGAGCTTGATTGCAGTCGTTATGATCTTCCCGTTTATCTACATTACGGCGATGTCCTTCTCCGATGAGAAGACGATCGCACAGGGCGGATTAATTCTATTCCCGAAGGGCTGGTCCCTGGAAGCGTACAAGTATATCTTCTCCACGGATACGCTGATGAGAAGCTTATATAATTCCATCCTGATTACGCTTGGCGGAACACTCGTCAACCTGATCATGACCAGTCTGATGGCTTATCCACTGTCCAAGGGCTACCTGAAGGGCAGAAAAACAATTATTATGTTTGTTGTCTTCACGATCCTGTTCAGCGGCGGTTTGATTCCTACGTTCCTCATCGTCAAATGGACAGGGCTGCTTGACAGCATGTGGTCGGTCATTATTCCGACCTCCATAAGCGCATTTTACCTGATCATTCTGAAGAACTTCTTCCAGCAGATACCTGATGGCCTGGAGGAATCCGCCAAGATCGACGGCGCCAACGATATGGTCATCCTGCTTCGGATCGTATTGCCGCTGTCGCTGCCGGCTATGGCTACCTTTGCCTTGTTTTACGCCGTCAGCCACTGGAATATGTACTTCCAGGCGATTATGTATATCAATGACAACACCAAGTGGCCGATACAGGTTGTTCTGAGACAAATCGTTATTCTGTCGCAGAGCTCTATCGGGGATAACTCCTCCTTGGCTGATGAGGTCATATTGCCTCCGCAGTCGATCAAGATGGCGGTTATCGTGTTCGCAACAGTGCCTATCATGCTTGTGTATCCGTTTCTTCAGAAGCACTTTGCCAAAGGCGTGCTCTTGGGCTCTGTCAAAGGCTGA
- a CDS encoding AraC family transcriptional regulator, whose product MKYSYLKKLFIYSLLLGALPVIAMGVFSYDRASTVVQQKVDEANRQILNTTKNSLEHRLETAHVMATQFTTSTLAVAALRMDIDRGDFQTVTNLVKAMQGFQVFDFVQSVHYVNLEKGWVISYKGMERLDSEEKLAEWTAALSKERTSQWETGIEEGVVTLIKPLPFLSEKLPPSAAFVMRFSPRLFDGIVRSESFGDTVIYNENMELIFRNSETLSSRDPQDEFELQSKVKFAKQQDIRLELAGEPMLATIADSAFNDWKYVSLVQLSDIRKESQSIGWVTLIMCLVIVSITLSLAWQGSRMFYSPIRRLKDMVAGTSHAPGTSAAADELQYIHTGIQGLLGNRMELQKQLQKQYPYLNELFVMKLLLGQLSNKEINEHIDTFDIPRNWEQFSVLTLRIHTLDQTRFEERDMGLILYAVKNMMEEILTPAQPFKPIIMNESCTAIYVNPLQGKGAQNEGGLMMACEEMEEKIRAFLGLDIQIGLSRIHNELDQLSIAFAESATALRFCQRTGCRGVMNSEEADPGRLLEMSYPVRREQELLEAVQSGDRESAYDIVERILQEVEKRQFTQMEAQVLFYQLLVKLIGLLQWDEQTLKKMLLDAEYIQALFRTTSFEELGHWFTHVGMEQLFDLLLAREQTHQSQIAAQIKHLVQTRFEENLTLEAIADRMNFNANYLSRVFKKEAGMSFSDYMAITKLEMAKHLLTTSDLKVQEVAEKLHYQSTTAFIRYFRKMEGMTPSSYREMKQ is encoded by the coding sequence ATGAAGTACAGCTACTTGAAAAAATTGTTTATATACAGTTTACTCTTGGGCGCTTTACCGGTAATCGCAATGGGTGTGTTCTCTTATGACCGCGCTTCGACTGTCGTCCAGCAGAAAGTGGATGAAGCGAACCGACAAATACTGAATACGACCAAAAACAGTCTCGAGCATAGACTGGAAACGGCACATGTGATGGCTACCCAATTTACGACCTCAACGCTGGCGGTAGCGGCGCTGCGCATGGATATAGATCGAGGAGATTTCCAGACGGTTACGAATCTGGTGAAGGCCATGCAGGGCTTTCAAGTATTCGATTTCGTCCAGAGTGTTCACTATGTCAACCTGGAGAAGGGTTGGGTCATCAGCTACAAGGGGATGGAGCGGCTGGACAGCGAGGAGAAGCTGGCGGAATGGACCGCCGCCTTATCCAAGGAGCGGACCTCGCAATGGGAGACGGGCATTGAGGAGGGTGTAGTCACCTTAATTAAGCCCTTGCCCTTCCTGTCGGAGAAGCTGCCGCCCAGCGCGGCGTTCGTTATGCGGTTCTCCCCCCGCTTGTTTGACGGCATAGTCAGAAGCGAAAGCTTCGGGGATACGGTCATATACAATGAAAATATGGAATTAATCTTTCGCAATTCGGAAACCTTAAGCTCCAGAGACCCGCAGGATGAATTCGAGCTGCAGTCGAAGGTCAAATTTGCCAAGCAGCAGGATATTCGACTGGAGCTGGCAGGCGAGCCCATGCTGGCTACCATCGCGGACTCCGCCTTCAACGACTGGAAATATGTATCCTTGGTCCAGTTGTCCGATATTCGGAAGGAGTCGCAGTCCATTGGCTGGGTGACGCTGATTATGTGTCTCGTCATCGTGTCTATTACGCTTAGTCTGGCGTGGCAAGGGTCCAGGATGTTCTACTCCCCTATTCGACGGCTGAAGGATATGGTCGCCGGCACCAGCCATGCGCCGGGCACATCCGCTGCCGCGGACGAGCTTCAGTATATTCATACAGGCATACAGGGACTTCTCGGCAATCGGATGGAGCTGCAGAAGCAATTGCAGAAGCAATACCCGTACCTGAATGAGCTGTTTGTCATGAAGCTTCTGCTCGGTCAATTGTCGAACAAAGAGATCAACGAGCATATCGACACCTTCGATATTCCCCGCAATTGGGAGCAATTCAGCGTTCTTACCCTGCGTATTCATACGCTGGATCAAACCCGGTTCGAGGAGAGGGATATGGGTCTGATCCTGTACGCCGTCAAAAATATGATGGAGGAGATTCTGACGCCAGCCCAGCCGTTCAAGCCCATTATTATGAATGAGAGCTGCACGGCTATATACGTCAATCCCCTGCAAGGGAAGGGCGCGCAGAATGAAGGCGGCCTGATGATGGCATGCGAGGAGATGGAGGAGAAGATCCGAGCGTTCCTGGGGCTCGATATTCAGATCGGCTTAAGCCGGATCCATAACGAGCTGGATCAGCTGTCTATCGCCTTTGCGGAATCCGCTACAGCACTGCGCTTCTGTCAGCGTACCGGCTGCCGCGGCGTCATGAATTCCGAGGAGGCGGACCCCGGCAGGCTGCTGGAGATGTCGTATCCTGTTCGACGCGAGCAGGAGCTCTTGGAGGCTGTGCAGAGCGGAGATCGGGAATCGGCCTACGACATTGTGGAGAGAATTCTGCAGGAAGTGGAGAAGAGACAGTTCACACAGATGGAGGCGCAGGTGCTCTTCTACCAGCTGCTGGTCAAGCTGATCGGCTTGCTGCAATGGGATGAGCAGACGCTGAAGAAGATGCTCCTGGACGCGGAATATATCCAGGCCTTATTCCGTACGACAAGCTTCGAGGAGCTGGGCCACTGGTTCACCCATGTCGGCATGGAGCAGCTGTTCGACCTTCTGCTCGCTCGGGAGCAGACACACCAGAGCCAGATTGCCGCGCAGATCAAGCATTTGGTGCAGACGAGGTTCGAGGAGAATCTAACTCTTGAGGCTATTGCCGACAGGATGAACTTCAACGCCAACTACTTAAGCCGAGTATTCAAGAAGGAAGCCGGCATGAGCTTCAGCGACTACATGGCGATCACGAAGCTGGAGATGGCCAAGCATCTGCTGACGACCAGCGACTTGAAGGTGCAGGAGGTGGCGGAGAAACTGCATTATCAGAGCACGACCGCGTTTATTCGCTACTTCCGCAAAATGGAGGGCATGACGCCTTCCAGCTACCGAGAGATGAAGCAATAG
- a CDS encoding sugar ABC transporter permease, with amino-acid sequence MEHTGTSYRWYKPFIRDRWLYLMLLPGILFFIVYKYLPMWGVIIAFQNYSPSLGLMDSAWVGWKHFDRLFSEPTFWRLFRNTLLLSVYQLTFFFPIPIILALMLNELRQQLFKRFVQTVIYIPHFVSWVVIAGISYLFLTPEGGFINESLAALGQEKVNFLMSEDWFRTLQVSQVVWKEAGWGTIIFLAALAGVDPQLYEAAKIDGANRWRQLWHITLPALRSTIVILFILRLGDIMEQGVEHILLLINALNREVGEVFDTYVYTVGLLQGNFSYSAAVGLFKSLVGLILVLVANYLAKKAGEEGVF; translated from the coding sequence ATGGAACATACAGGAACCAGCTATCGATGGTATAAACCATTCATCAGAGATCGTTGGTTATACCTCATGTTATTGCCCGGCATTTTATTCTTTATCGTCTATAAGTATTTACCCATGTGGGGAGTTATCATCGCGTTTCAGAATTATTCGCCCTCACTAGGGCTGATGGATAGCGCCTGGGTAGGGTGGAAGCACTTTGATCGCTTGTTTTCAGAACCAACCTTCTGGAGACTGTTCCGCAACACACTGCTGTTATCCGTCTATCAGCTGACTTTCTTCTTCCCGATTCCCATCATTCTAGCGCTCATGCTGAATGAACTGAGACAGCAGCTGTTCAAACGGTTCGTGCAGACCGTTATTTACATCCCGCATTTCGTCTCCTGGGTCGTTATCGCAGGGATCAGCTATCTCTTCTTGACACCGGAGGGCGGGTTCATTAATGAATCGCTCGCGGCGCTCGGACAAGAAAAAGTCAACTTTCTGATGAGCGAGGACTGGTTCAGGACGCTGCAGGTATCGCAGGTCGTCTGGAAGGAAGCGGGCTGGGGTACAATCATTTTCCTTGCCGCGCTGGCCGGCGTTGATCCGCAGCTCTATGAGGCAGCGAAGATTGACGGCGCCAACAGGTGGAGGCAGCTATGGCATATTACGTTGCCCGCGCTGCGCAGCACGATTGTCATCCTGTTCATCCTGAGACTTGGAGATATTATGGAGCAAGGCGTAGAGCATATCCTGCTGCTCATCAATGCGCTCAATCGTGAGGTCGGCGAGGTGTTCGACACCTATGTCTACACGGTGGGGCTGCTCCAAGGTAATTTCAGCTACAGTGCGGCGGTAGGGCTGTTCAAATCGCTGGTTGGCTTGATCCTTGTACTGGTAGCAAATTATCTGGCTAAGAAAGCGGGCGAAGAGGGGGTGTTCTAG
- a CDS encoding sulfatase: protein MNIVYLHSHDTGRYIQPYGYNVPTPNLMKLAEEGVIFRHAYSAAPTCSPSRSALLTGMTPHSCGMLGLTHRGFELNDPKQHLASFLQDNGYRTVLCGIQHETVDVGSLGYTDILSTESNDKRNAALAAEYIKELPAKQPFFLSFGMINTHRDFPEPAPDLNPDFVMPPALFYDHPINRDDMVRYMTSARIMDDCIGVVMNALEQAGLMDNTLILYTTDHGLAFPHMKSQLYDGGIGVSLIMKHPTAFPRRGAVDALVSHLDVFPTLCELLELDKPDWLQGESLLPVLTGAEEEVREELFAEVTYHAAYEPMRCIRTQRYKYIRFYDEHGQYVAANVDDGLAKTFMVEHGLLAEKHVNEMLFDLYLDPVERVNLVGNPAYMEVYGSLRDRLASWMESTDDPLLKGPVPKPPGARINTLSSLSPREQNYE, encoded by the coding sequence ATGAATATTGTATACTTGCATTCTCACGATACTGGAAGATATATTCAGCCCTATGGCTATAACGTTCCAACGCCCAACTTAATGAAGCTGGCAGAGGAAGGCGTCATCTTCCGTCACGCGTACAGCGCAGCTCCGACTTGTTCACCAAGTCGGTCTGCCCTGCTGACGGGGATGACTCCCCATTCTTGCGGCATGCTGGGCTTGACACACCGAGGCTTCGAGCTGAATGATCCTAAGCAGCATCTGGCATCATTTTTGCAAGATAATGGCTACAGAACAGTGCTGTGCGGCATTCAGCATGAAACGGTGGATGTCGGCAGTCTTGGCTATACGGATATATTGTCGACGGAATCCAACGATAAACGCAATGCGGCTCTTGCCGCAGAGTATATCAAGGAGCTTCCGGCGAAGCAGCCGTTCTTCCTGTCGTTCGGCATGATTAACACGCACCGGGACTTTCCCGAGCCGGCTCCCGATCTGAACCCGGATTTTGTTATGCCTCCGGCTCTGTTCTATGATCATCCCATTAATCGCGACGACATGGTCAGGTACATGACCTCCGCCCGCATTATGGATGACTGTATCGGCGTTGTCATGAACGCCTTGGAGCAGGCAGGTCTGATGGACAATACGCTCATTCTGTACACGACGGATCATGGACTTGCGTTCCCGCATATGAAGAGTCAGCTGTATGATGGCGGCATCGGCGTATCCTTGATTATGAAGCATCCTACAGCGTTTCCTCGCAGAGGGGCTGTAGATGCGCTTGTGTCTCATCTGGATGTATTCCCGACGCTGTGCGAGCTGCTGGAGCTGGATAAGCCGGATTGGCTTCAGGGCGAATCTCTCCTGCCGGTGCTTACGGGCGCCGAGGAGGAGGTCAGAGAGGAGCTATTCGCTGAGGTCACCTACCATGCCGCTTATGAGCCTATGCGCTGCATTCGCACGCAGCGATACAAGTACATTCGCTTCTATGACGAGCATGGCCAATATGTAGCGGCGAATGTGGATGATGGCTTGGCCAAAACCTTTATGGTGGAGCATGGCCTGCTGGCGGAGAAGCATGTCAACGAAATGCTGTTCGACCTGTATCTGGACCCTGTGGAGAGAGTCAATCTGGTGGGCAATCCAGCCTATATGGAGGTTTATGGCTCCTTGCGGGACCGTCTGGCGAGCTGGATGGAGTCGACAGACGATCCGCTGCTGAAGGGACCGGTGCCGAAGCCGCCTGGCGCCAGAATCAACACGCTCAGCTCCCTGAGCCCGCGTGAGCAGAATTACGAATAA